In the Holophagales bacterium genome, CCTGCCTGCCGTGCCCTTCACCGGCGACGGCGGTCGGACCGCGATCGTCGGAGCCGGCGGCGGAACGTGGCAGACGCCGGAGGGCTATCGCCTCGACGTGCCCCAGGGCGCCTTCACCGAGCCGGTCACCGTCACGACGACCTCTCTTCCTCGGTCGGGTCTCGATGCCCTCGTCACGCCGCCACGAGATGTCGTCTGGGTGGACTCCTTCACCCTCGGGATGGAGGCAGGCGGCCAGCCCGCCACGGCGCGCGCCGGCTTCGACCTCTCGTTCGCGGCGCCTCCGCCGGCCGGCGCGACCGACCAGTTCCTCCTCGCCCAGGTCGTCGAGGTCTTCGGCGAGAGACGCCTCATGGTCGTCGACCTCCTGAGGCGGAGCGGCGACCGGCTCGTCACCGACCGGAGCGGGCAGGCGCTCCAGGCTCTCGCGCGTCAGGGGCTCGCGACGGTCGTCGATCTCGGGTCGTCCGGCGTGGCGGGCGCGACCTTTACCGTCGTGCCGGGATCTGCCGTGCGGCCCCTCGACGGATTCGGAGGCGGCTCGTTCGATCGCCCATCGACCTTCTTCGACGGCGTCGTGAAGAAGGGAACGTACGCCCTTTACAACACGGCGACGCTGATGGCCGTCGTGGCGGGGAGCTTCTCCGGTGCCACGCTCTACGCCACCTCGAGCGAGAGCGACTTCGTCTTCGCAGGGACCGAGGTTCTCACGCGGAACCTCTATCGCCTGGTCACGCCTGCGGGGCGGCCGTTTACCCTCACGCTGCGCGACGTCGATTCGGGCCTTGCCCTGTTCCAGGGCGACGTGACGCCGGGCATCGATCCGAACCTGGTGACCCCCGTCGACCCGCCGATGCGTCTCGACCCGGAGCCCCCGGCGGTTCTCTCGGCAAGCCCCGCGCTCGTCCATCGCTTCCTCGCGCCGCCCGCCGTGGCCGGCGGGGCGGGGACCGACATCGCGCCGCGCATAAGGGCGGAAGCGACCTTCTCCGGCTCCCACGTCCGCGTGACGTTGACCGGTGCTCCCGGCGCGGTCTCGCCCGGCGCCGTGGTACGCCTCCTGCACGTCTCCGCCGAGCCGGGGGAGCCCGGTGCGGGCGAGGCGCCTTTCACGACGGCGGGCCCGGACGGTGCGTTCACCGCCCTCGGGATCGAGGCCGTCCCCGGCGACCGTCTCTCCCTCGCCGTCGACAACACCGACGTCCCGATCGGAGCGCCGATCGTCGTCCGCTTCGACAAGCTCGTGAAGAGCCTCTCCTACGAGTCCTGGGGCGAGGTCATCCACCTCACGCCCACGGACGGCGGTGCACTGCCGGTCGAACTCCGGTTCGAGCCGGAGGAGTTCGACGGCGCGACACGGCAGGTCAAGGCGATTCCGGCAGCACCCCTGGAGCGCGGCCGGAAGTACATCCTGAGCGTTGAAGGAGCCATCGACACCGGTAGCCCCGGGAAGCCGATGTCGGCACGATTCGAGGTGGGGCTCGGTTCGCCCGAGCCCGAAGCCGTGGCGACGGAGTCGACCGGCTTCGTCCGGAAGGTCCTCGCGGTCGGCGGTCTCCTTTTCGAGACCGGCGAAAGCAACGACATCAAGGTGCGCGACATCAGCCGCCCGCCGTCGGGAAGCCTCGCGGGTCCGTGTGCATCGGTCCCCCTTCCCGGACCCGGACGCGACCTCGCGCTCGACGTCTTCGGCCGCCTCGTGTGCGTCGGCGGCGGGGCGGACGGGTACGGCTTCCTCAAGGTCTTCGACATCCTCCCCGGCTCGGGCTGCGCGGATCGCCTCGACGAAGCCGGAGCCGCTGTCGTCGCCACGCAGCTCGGAGGGGAGAACGCCGAGTACCCGGCTGGAGGAATCCCGAGGCGCGTCAGCTTCCACCAGCCGATCGAGAGGGAGACGTGGGTGGTGGGACGGACGAACCCGCCCGAGGGCTACTCGAGCGCCAGCCCGCTCGGAATCCGCCTTCCCTACGACCTCTCCGGCGTCGTCCCGGCCGGACCCGACCCGCTCCGGCCGCGGATGGTGAAGCTGACGAACGTCACCACGGGCGAATCGAGATCTCAGCGCGTCGCGCCGGGCGCGCCACTCGCGCTCTCGCTCGTGCGCGTCTCCCGCGGCGACCTCCTCGCACTCGAGCTCGGGACCTTCTCCATGGCCGTCGTCGACGTCCTCGGCTACGGACTCGCCATCGTCGACCTCGAGGCCGTCTACGCACCAGGAGACTCCTCGAATCCTTCTCCGACCGATCCCTCCCAGTCGACGGAGCTCTTCCTCGCCTACGACGGCACGAGCTCCGGGGGCGGCCTCCCCTGCCAACCCTCCAGATGCGACGTCCTCCAGCGCTGTGCCGCCACCGGACCGACCTGTGAGCTCTTCGCTGCGCCGCCTTCCGGACACGACGGCCTGGGCCTGCAGCCCATCACGAGCCTCGTCGCCCTCGCCGACGCCGTCGTGATACCGACGAAGATTCCTGACGAGGAGTTCCGGGTCGTCGGCGCGCTCAACGGGTACGGGCTCGTCTCCTTCAGCATCGACCTCCTCTCGCGGGCGCGGCCCGCGTCGGGAGAGAGGATTCGGGACGGGCACACCGCCGGACTCCTCGGGCACCTGCCGCTCAAGAGGGCCGGCGTCGGGATGGCGAGAGCCGTGGGCATCGCGGTTGCGCCCGGATTGGCGCGGCCCCGCAACGCCGGTTCCTGCTCCGTGGCGTGGCCGGCCGACGCGTCCGGTGACCCGCTCCCACGGGACCTCGCCTTCGTCGCGGCCGGTGACAACGGCGTCTGGGTGGTCGACGTCTCCGAGCCCGCGTCGATGAGCATCGTGGGGCGTCTCGACACGGAGGGAGGTGCCCTCACCGTCTCGGTCGACCCGCGAAGAAGGCTCCTCTACGTCGGCGACGCCGGGCAGGGCGTGAGGATCTTCGACGTCTCCGACCCGTGCGGCGAGACGGCGGTGGGCCTCGCGAACGACCCGCGCCTCGTGGCCGTACTCAGGTTCGGTGCCGATGGAAGCCACGGGGGCGTCTCCAACGTCCCCGTCGAGATCGACCCTGACACCGGCTTCGCCTACGCAGCCGCCAACCAGACGACAGGCACGGCGGGACTTCTCGGCACCTACACACTCGTCGCGCCGCCGCTGTACGCCGTCGCCGACACGGACCAGAACGGCTCCTTCGAGATCGTCTCCCGCGTCGTCCCGCTCGGCGTCGAGAACCCCTCGAAGGAAAGCGCCTTCGAATCCGCCGGCATCGCCGACCCCGCATCGGACACGCCTCCCTGGCCCTCTCGCGAGGACGGCACGAGCCACGACGCCTACGTCCCCGACCACTTCCGCCTCCTCGCGTTCCTGCCGGGAGGGGCGGGCAGAACCGTGGAGGCCGAGGTCACCTCCACGAGCCCGGAAGGCCTCGATCTCTTCCCGACCGCGCCCGGCTTCCCGAAGAGCGGCTACACCGTGGAGCGAAGCAACGCCGTCACGCTCCGCCGCCAGGGCGACGACCCCGCGCAGCCCGCCTTCAACCGCTATCTCTCCGACCCGATCGTCGTCCTCGCCGACCCGCGCGCGCAGCTCGAGTACGTGCGGACGACGGAAGAGACCGGGCGCCCGGGATTCACCGGTCACGGCAATCCCTTCGCCTGCCGAAACTGCGACGTCGCGGCCGACGTCAAGGACGGGCTCCTCTCCGAAGAGGCTTCGCCCGCTGGACGCGCGAAGCGCCTGGAGCTCTGGTCGGGCGACCGCATCCGCCTCTCCCTCGCGCCCTCCGTGAAGACGCTGTTTCCGCATCTCGCCGAGGTCGACCTGCGTGCTGCAGGAGTCGTTCTCGACTCCGTGCGCGGGGACCTCACGCCCGGGGTCCGGCAGAGGCCCGTTCTCTCCGATAGCAGCGTCCTCGGCGTTTCGACCCACTCCCTCGAGCTCGTCCTCGACGCGGTCGACGCGGAGGTCCCCGGTCGCCAGCTCTCCTTCGTCGCGGATCGCACCTATGCGAGCCAGGTCCTCCACGACGGCCCCCTGGGGCGTAACTGGGACTCGGCCCTCTTCGAGAGGCTCCGGCCGCTCCCTTCGGGCCACGTCGACTACTACGACGGAAGCGGGCGGCGCCTGACTTTCGAGGCGGTCGACGGACGCTTCTTCAGTCCCGCCGGGGTCGCCGCAGCACTGACCCTCGGCAAGGACGGCCGCTACTACCTCGTCGAGCCGGATCAGTCCATCACCGTCTTCGACGAGCACGGCCGCAGGCTCGCCTTCCAGGATCGCCGCGCGCAGAGCCTCTCGGGGCCCGAGGGGAACCGGCACCGGTTCTTCCACGATGCCCGTGGCCGTCTCGTCGGCGTGAAGGACGATCTCGGCCGCGCCATCGCCCTCGAATACCACCCCGTGACGGGCCACCTGAAGTCGATCCGCGACTTCGAGGGGCGGCAGGCCGATTACCTCGTCGACGCGGCGACGGGGACGCTGACGGATGCCTGGGGATTCGATCCGGGCAGCCCGAAGAGCAAGAGGCCTGGGACCCACTACACCTACGAGGGTGCGGCCGGGGGCCTTCGGGAATCGCTCCACTCCGCCGCGCAGCTCGAGACGGAAGTCGACGGGAACGGGAACGTGCCGTACGGCGTCAGCTGGAGCGGAACGTACCCGGGGGCCGTCGAGAGCGTCCAGCTCTTCGCGGATGCGGGCACGACGCATTTCGTCCTGGACCGCGGCACGCACACCGCCCTCGTTCGTGACGGCGGGGGGCAGGTCACGGAGTACAGGCACGATGGCGACGGGTTCCCGCGCTTCGTCACCGATCCGAAAGGCCACCAGACCGAGTTCGCGTACCTCGTACGGAACGGCCCGGGCGGCGTCGCGCGAACGGAAGGCCCCCTCACGCTCGTAAAGCCGCCTCTCGGGAACGCGGTGGAGCTGGAGTACGAGCAGGCGGCCCATTCGCGGTCCAGCCAGTTCAACCTGAAGAAGGTCACGCGCAGAGCCATGACCGGCAGGGCGGACCCTCCGCTCGTCACGGAGGTTCCGGAGTACGACGGCCACAACCTTCCGAAGAAGCTCGTCGCCACCGACGGAAAGGTCACGGAGATCCGGCGCGACGACAAGGGGGACCCGGATGTGGTTCTCCTCCCAGGGACCAGCCCGATCGACGTGGATGCGGACGTCTACGGCCGGGTGACGCGCGTGGCGGGAGCTTCCCGCGTGGTCGACCTCGGCTACGACGACGATCCGGGCAGGACCGGTGGACTGCGCCTGGCCCAGGTCGTGGGCGGCGAGAGCGTGACCCTCGGTCGCGATTCGAGAGGGAACGTCGAGACGATCACGGACCAGACGCTGCGCCAGACCCGCCTCACCTGGAACAAGCTCGACCAGGTCGAACGCGAAGAGCGGGGGGCGGGGACCTCGGGGGCCGAGGCCAACGTCGAGTACGACGCCGTCGGCCTGCCGGTTCGCTCCACCGTGCGGCTCGCCGCGCCGGAGGGTGAGCCGGCCGTCTACACCTCCTCGGACTACGAGTTCGACTCCCTCGGCCGACTCTTCAATCTGACCTCATCCGCTGCAGGGACCGTGACCGTTCGTTACGACACCCGCGGCAACCTCGCCTCGGTAGCGGACGCCATGGGAGGGCAGGTCGGTTTCACGTACGAGGCGCGGGGCCTGCTCGAGACCGTGACCGACCCCTCCGGCGCGATCACGAGACTCGAGAGAAATGCCAACGGCACTCCCGAGTCGATTCAGGACCCCCGCGGCCGCACCACACGGTTCGTCTTCGATGGCCACGAGCGGGTCATCGGAACGAACGACGATGCCGGAGCGATCACGTCCGTCGTGCGCGACGCGGCGGGCCGCGTGCGCGAGTCGAAGGTCTTCGACAAGAACGAGCAGGGTGCAAGCAGGAACCTGTTCTCCTGGACCACGTTCGACTACGACGCTGGCGGACGCCCCTTCAGGCGGACCCGCAAGCTGTTCGAGGTCCCCGCGCCGGAGCCGGTCGCCGTCGACGTCGTCACGGAGTGGACACGGGACGGTGCAGGCCGCGTCATCGAGGAGAGGGATCCCCTCGGCCGGATCACGAAGACGGAGTACGACGGCGCAGGACGCGTGTGGATCGTGACGGATGCGGCCGGAAACGAGCTCGAGTTCACCTACGACGGCGGCGGCCGGAAGTGGAAGGAAGAGCGCCGGGACCGCAACAGCGACGGAACGTTCGTGGTGCGTCTCACCGAGTTCACCTACGACGATCAGGGCCGCCTCTGGAAAGTGACGGGTCCCGGAAGCCGGGTCACGGAGTACGAGTACGACGGCCGGGGCCTGAGGACAAAGGAGATCGACCCGGACGGCGGCATCACTCGCTTCGAGCACGACCTCGCCGGCCGGCTCGCGAAGCGGACCGACCCGCTCGGCTTCGTCACGCGCTGGGAGCACGACCTGCGCGGAAAACTCCTGAAGGTCACCGACGCCAAAGGGAACCCCACGACGTACGCGTGGGACGCCCGGGGCCTCCTCGTGGCCGAGACGCGTGGTGAGCCCGTCGACCACCCGAAGGGCACTTCCAACCTGCCGACCTGGCGCTTCACCTACGATGCGCGCGGGAACCGCGAAACGGCCACCGATCCGAACGGGACGGTGCAGATCTTCGCGCACGACGACGCCGGGCGCCTCACCGGCCGCACCGTCCAGAAGGCGCCAGGCGTCGGCGGCGTCGACGCGACGTCGTTCAGCCTAGACGTCCTCGGTCGCCCACACGCTGAATGGGCCCAGTCCGGTCCGACCCGCGTCGAGCGGACCCGCCGGTTCGATTCACTCGACCGGGCCCTGGAGGAGACGCTCCGAATCGGCACCGGTCCCCAGCGGAGCCTCGGCCGCACGTTCGACGCGGCCGACAATCCGGTCTCGCTCACCTACCCGTCGGGTCGGACGATTTCACGCGCCTATGACCCGCTGAACCGCCTCTCTGAGGTCCAGTCGGCGGCGGGCGACGTCCTGGTCCACTACGACGACCTCGGTTCCCGGCAGGTCAGAAAGGTCCTCGGCAACGGCCTCACGGAGAAGCGGGGATACGACGATTCCGGGTGGCTCGAACACCTCGATGTCGGCCCCGCAGCGAACCCCAACGGCACCTTCTCCGTCACGTACGGCCGGAACGGCCGCTCGCTCAAGACCGGCGTGATACGTGCGGACCTCGGAAAGCGCCACGCCTACGAGTACGACGCGGCCAGCCGGATCCTCCGGGAGCAGCTCGGCCTTGTCGAGCCCCCGCCTCCGGACCCGGCTCCGAACCCGCCGGAGATCGAGAACTTCCTCACCCTCGACGGCCTTCTCAACATCGTCACGGAAGAGAGGACCGAAGCGGGGACGAAGGTCACGACCTCGGCTGCGACGAACTCCCGCAACCAGATCACACAGTGGGGCAGCGACGCCGCCACCTACGACGCGAACGGAAACGTCTCCTCCTTCCGGGGTCGGACGCTCCACTACGACGCCGACAACCGGCTCGTCTCCGCGGCCCTCCCTGGCGGAGGAACGTACGAGGTCCTCCGCGACGCCTCCGGCCGCAAGGTCCGGGAGACCCTGACCGCCTCCGGCACCTCTCACGCCATCGACGTCGTCCAGGACGGCGACCGTACTCTCGAGACCTTCGCGGTCAACGAGGGCGTCCCGCTCGAGTCCCTCGTCTACGGCCGGGGCATCGACGAGGTCGTTCGCGCCGACCTGGACCCCGACGGCGACGGAACGGCCACGACCGTCATCCCGATCCAGGACGAGCTCGGCAACGTCGCCTACCTCACCGGTCCCGACGGCACGGTTCTCGAACGCTACGACTACGAGACCTACGGCCGCTTCCGCGTCTTCGCTCCCGACGGCTCCGCCCGCACCACCTCCGCCTTCGGCTGGAACCGCCTCTTCCAGGGGCGCGAGTACGTCGCCGCCCTCGAAGCCTACGACTTCCGCAACCGCCACCTCCTCCCCGCCCTCGGCCGCTTCGCCCAGGAAGACCCCCTCGGCTACGTCGACAGCCTGAATCTCTACCAGGCCTTCGGCGGCGGGTGGGTGACCCGTGGGGGCTCATCACGACGTTCACGGCGAATGTCGGTGCTGGCGACGTTCTGCCGACGGTGAACCTAGAGACCGGTAATACAGCTGTCGACGCTGTACTTGGGATAGGGAACAACCTCTTCAACCTCAGCGCCAAGTTCGTGAACGCAGGCGCGAACTTCTTCGCCGGATCGGCAGTCGTACAGGACAAGGTCGATGAGAAGGTTGCGGAGAAGGGAATCGCCTGCCGGGGTTGCACGAGCTTCGGCATCGAAATGGCTGGGGTCCTTAGCGGCACCCGCGAGGCTCAGGCGGCGTATGAGGTTCTCGGTGCTTACGGCCGGGCCCTTGGCGGTCGATTCGCGCCCAAGCCTGCGGCGGGAACCGGGGAAGCGGGATCCGCGGTCCAGAACGGGGGATCGCCGAGCCAGCTGACGGCGGGGAGGTCCTGGGAAGATGCTGAACTCGCCAGCCTAGGCAAGGCAAAGAACACCGAGGTGTGGCGTCCAACGCCAGCGGAGATCGACAGCGCTGCGTTCAAGACAGTCGTCGGTCCTGCGAAGTACACGCCGAAGGGTCTCCCGGTAGGAACCAGCGTGGACATCGCAGAGGCGGGTGGAAGCATCGAGATCAAGGGCGGCACGAAGGTGCTTGAATCTTCCTACCAGCTACGCTTGCAGACGTATCACGCCCTGAAGACGGAAACTCCGCTGACAGTCCGAACCGCTCGGCCGGTCAATCCGACCTTTGCCGACTGGCTGAGGAGATGGGGGGTCAACGTGGAGAATCCCTCTGCAGTGAAGCCCGTGACGGGAGGTGCGCCGTGAGGGAACGGTACACGCATCACCAGGTCGCACGGGGTACGAGAGCCGATGCTGAGGTGGGGAGCAAGTGGTACTTGCTGAAGAAGGTACCCGTCCTTCATGCGACCTATCAGGTGCGGTTACTTGCCTTCCGCGCACAACAGGAGCACAGACAGCTGGTGATTCGCGTGCCCCCTGCCTTCAAGGCCGGTCCTTCTCTTCGCGATCTCGTCCGCGAGCTGAAGGGCGTTATCCGCATCGAGAAGAGTGATCGTTGAATGGGCCTGTATCTTGCCGTCTTTGATGGCGACGAAGAGCTCGAAGGTGTGGAGGTCGGCTCCTACGCGGACTTCGGGGAATTCCGGGACGCTGTGGCGGGTAACCTTGAACGAGGCGCGATTGGATCGCGCTTCCCGACGTTGATGCTCCATTCGGACTGCGACGGTAGCTGGTCTCCCGAGGAGGCTGGACGACTGCAAGTGGAGCTGAGGCAGATTGCGGATGAATTCCGAAGGCTGCCGCCACTCGAACTGAAACCCGGCAGCTGGCAAGCCGAGGTCGCGAGGGGGCTAGGCATTAGGGCGACCGATCTCTATGAGACCTTTATCGATGTCGATGGCGAGCCACTGATCGAGAGACTCGTGCAGCTGGCAGCGGTCTCTCAGCGGAGCGGCAGGGAGATACTTTTTCAGTGAGCGACGGACCGATGCCTGGCCGATCGGGGTCAGGTCTTGAATTTCTGCTATAGCATCGGGCTGAAGGTCGCGATGACGATGGGACGAGGGGCACGCCGAAAGAGAGCACTGCAAGCTCTAGCCGAGAAGGAGGCGACGGGTGGCCACGACGGTTAGGCAGAGTTTTGCCGAACTCCGTCGAAATCTAGAGATCACGGATCTCCAGGCATCGACAGTATCGACACGGCAGTCAAAGGTGCGCGAGGTGCTGCAGGATGGGATGACCGTCCTCGACTCCTTCCTGGTCGGCTCTTATCAGCGAAACACGATGATCAGGCCGCTCAAGGAGGCGGACGTCGATATCTTCGTGGTCCTCGACCCGAAGTACTACGACGCCAGCGGGTACGCCTCACTGCTCGACAAGGTGAAGGGAACGCTTCGGAAGGCCTATGAGACGCCGGACATCAGTCGAAATGGGCAGGCTGTCACCATCTTCTTTTCGGACTTTCGCGTGGATGTGGTGCCGGCCTTTAACAGGACAGGCGGCGGCTATCTGATCCCGAATTCGGTGCTCAAGCAGTGGATATCGACGCACCCGAAAGTGCACATCGATCAATGGGCCAGTGAGAACAAGGTCCATGGCGGCGATCTGGTGCCGCTGCTGAAGATGCTGAAGGCCTGGAATCGCGAGAACGGTAGCCTGATGACGTCATTCCATCTCGAGACACTGGCATTGAAGATTCTCACAGGGGTCACGATCTCTGACTTCTGGTCGGGGGCGCGATACGTCTTCGATAAGGCAAGGACTCTGGTGCCGTACCCCGTTCTTGACCCGGCAGGGTATGGAGGGAATGTCGGCGCGTATCTGAACACCGCGGCCAAGGTGTCCAATGTCGTCAGTCATCTGGAGACGGCGTATAGCAGGGCGGTTTCGGCGGAGGAGCTTGAGAGCAATGGTAAAACCTCGGAGGCCGTCGCGAAATGGAGGCTCGTTTTCGGTAGCTACTTCCCGGCGTACGGGTGACACATGGCGAGCCTTGTAGCTCTTGCGCGGGCCGAGTTTCAGCGAGTAAGCGTCTTGCACCGTTTTCGCTTTCTCGCCCATCTCGGCACCCTTTTCCCTTGGGGCTGCGACGCTCTTCCTGCACGAGCCATTCGCGCACGCCTGCTCGATCGCAGCTGTCTCGACAGAGCTGATCGCGTACCTCGTACGTCTCCACGCCGGGCAGCTGCATGGCCATGGAGCGGGGGCGCTTCGTCGAGCACAGCTCATGGAGGCTCTCGGTAAGACTGCTGAACCTCTGGATCTGGCCGACATCCGAACGGGTTTCTCTTCGAGCACCGAGAAACGTGCTGCTGCATTCGAAGACGCTCGGTACTACGCAGCGGTAGAGCCGTGCGGGCCGAGGCGGCTGGTCGCGCTTCTCCAGGAGAGTGCTTTCTGGAGCAAACACCTTTACAGGACCGCGGGGGAACGATCCCTATCCCTCTGGCTCATTGTGCTCGGGGTCGTGGCGTGCGTACTGGTATTCGGACAGCCCTTCTTCTCGTCGAACCTCGCTCTGAACTTCGCCCGCACCGCCG is a window encoding:
- a CDS encoding RHS repeat protein, producing the protein MRGKLLKVTDAKGNPTTYAWDARGLLVAETRGEPVDHPKGTSNLPTWRFTYDARGNRETATDPNGTVQIFAHDDAGRLTGRTVQKAPGVGGVDATSFSLDVLGRPHAEWAQSGPTRVERTRRFDSLDRALEETLRIGTGPQRSLGRTFDAADNPVSLTYPSGRTISRAYDPLNRLSEVQSAAGDVLVHYDDLGSRQVRKVLGNGLTEKRGYDDSGWLEHLDVGPAANPNGTFSVTYGRNGRSLKTGVIRADLGKRHAYEYDAASRILREQLGLVEPPPPDPAPNPPEIENFLTLDGLLNIVTEERTEAGTKVTTSAATNSRNQITQWGSDAATYDANGNVSSFRGRTLHYDADNRLVSAALPGGGTYEVLRDASGRKVRETLTASGTSHAIDVVQDGDRTLETFAVNEGVPLESLVYGRGIDEVVRADLDPDGDGTATTVIPIQDELGNVAYLTGPDGTVLERYDYETYGRFRVFAPDGSARTTSAFGWNRLFQGREYVAALEAYDFRNRHLLPALGRFAQEDPLGYVDSLNLYQAFGGGWVTRGGSSRRSRRMSVLATFCRR
- a CDS encoding nucleotidyltransferase domain-containing protein, which produces MATTVRQSFAELRRNLEITDLQASTVSTRQSKVREVLQDGMTVLDSFLVGSYQRNTMIRPLKEADVDIFVVLDPKYYDASGYASLLDKVKGTLRKAYETPDISRNGQAVTIFFSDFRVDVVPAFNRTGGGYLIPNSVLKQWISTHPKVHIDQWASENKVHGGDLVPLLKMLKAWNRENGSLMTSFHLETLALKILTGVTISDFWSGARYVFDKARTLVPYPVLDPAGYGGNVGAYLNTAAKVSNVVSHLETAYSRAVSAEELESNGKTSEAVAKWRLVFGSYFPAYG